The Nostoc sp. 'Lobaria pulmonaria (5183) cyanobiont' genome window below encodes:
- a CDS encoding DoxX family protein, producing MTENRNYISLKSKDVAIAYLLLRILIGVNYFNHGFTRIFNISGFAENTVKELANSYFPEFLVRINSYLVPPVELIVGVLITLGLATRSALIVTFALMIILKLGVTSIQNWGAATSMLSYGIVLFILLAGSSFNIYSLDRWRKNRQNLADSGANREQGRVNFFRNNF from the coding sequence ATGACTGAAAATAGAAACTACATTAGTCTCAAATCAAAGGATGTTGCGATTGCCTATTTGTTGCTGCGAATTCTCATCGGTGTGAATTACTTTAATCACGGATTCACTCGCATTTTCAATATCTCTGGATTCGCTGAAAATACTGTCAAAGAACTAGCAAATTCTTATTTCCCAGAATTTCTGGTGAGAATCAATTCTTATCTAGTGCCCCCTGTAGAGTTAATTGTAGGCGTGTTGATTACACTTGGGTTAGCAACTAGAAGCGCTTTGATTGTCACCTTTGCCCTGATGATCATTCTGAAGTTGGGGGTGACATCGATACAAAACTGGGGTGCAGCTACTTCCATGCTTTCTTACGGGATTGTGCTGTTTATTTTGCTTGCAGGTAGCAGCTTTAATATTTACTCCCTTGATCGCTGGAGAAAAAACAGACAAAATCTTGCAGACTCAGGAGCGAATCGCGAACAAGGTAGGGTCAACTTCTTTAGGAATAACTTTTAG
- the msrB gene encoding peptide-methionine (R)-S-oxide reductase MsrB — protein sequence MDKRYFLQASAVIVGTALLSRYINWGSQAMTTSNSGFEVTKPESEWRTILTPEQFSVLRKHGTERPYTSSLDKEYEQGTYYCAACELPLFTSDTKFNSGTGWPSFFNPIEGAIATTVDKSLFMSRTEVHCSRCGGHLGHVFDDGPAPTGKRYCMNGVSLKFDPA from the coding sequence ATGGACAAACGCTATTTTTTACAGGCTAGTGCAGTCATAGTCGGCACAGCATTGTTATCAAGGTATATCAATTGGGGGTCACAAGCAATGACAACTTCTAATAGTGGATTTGAAGTTACCAAACCAGAGTCAGAATGGCGCACAATTTTAACGCCAGAACAGTTTAGTGTCTTGCGTAAACATGGAACTGAACGCCCTTACACCAGCTCATTGGATAAGGAATACGAGCAAGGCACTTATTATTGTGCTGCCTGTGAACTACCACTGTTTACATCTGATACCAAATTTAATAGTGGTACTGGCTGGCCTAGCTTCTTTAATCCAATTGAAGGTGCGATCGCCACGACTGTAGACAAGTCGTTGTTTATGAGCAGAACTGAAGTGCATTGTAGTCGCTGTGGTGGTCATCTGGGTCATGTTTTTGATGATGGTCCTGCACCCACTGGTAAACGCTACTGCATGAACGGTGTTTCACTGAAGTTTGATCCTGCTTGA
- a CDS encoding TetR/AcrR family transcriptional regulator: MNPRDRILEAVARLLTEGGREAVSTRAVSSAASVQIPTIYRQFGDMQGLLEAVTSQGYATYLASHLKGETDENPVEDLRRGWDVNVDFGLANPALYTLMYGNPRLGAPHPTAVKLQDVLLDRVRRVAESGRLSVSIERAADMLYAAGAGVVLVLIAQGGASHDRTLSVATREAVLAAITTDPHTESAHAPSPRSDATRYAVALKASLSQDARPFTTAERALFDEWLTRFIDTKL; the protein is encoded by the coding sequence ATGAATCCTCGCGATCGCATCTTGGAGGCGGTGGCGCGTCTACTGACTGAGGGGGGACGCGAGGCGGTGTCCACCCGAGCTGTCAGTAGTGCCGCCAGCGTACAGATCCCGACGATCTATCGTCAGTTCGGCGATATGCAGGGTTTGCTTGAAGCGGTCACCAGCCAGGGCTACGCTACCTACCTCGCGAGCCATCTTAAGGGCGAGACCGATGAAAACCCCGTGGAAGACCTGCGCCGAGGCTGGGACGTGAACGTCGATTTCGGGTTGGCTAACCCCGCCCTGTACACGCTGATGTACGGCAATCCCCGCCTGGGTGCGCCGCATCCCACTGCTGTCAAGTTGCAGGATGTACTTCTCGATCGAGTGCGGCGGGTCGCCGAGTCCGGTCGCCTGAGCGTCAGCATTGAGCGTGCGGCGGACATGCTGTATGCCGCTGGGGCCGGTGTCGTCCTCGTACTGATTGCGCAAGGCGGTGCGAGTCATGACCGAACGCTCTCGGTCGCCACCCGTGAGGCGGTCCTTGCGGCGATCACCACCGACCCGCACACTGAGTCCGCGCATGCGCCCTCTCCCCGCAGCGATGCAACCCGCTACGCGGTAGCCCTCAAAGCATCTTTGTCGCAGGATGCACGTCCGTTCACCACTGCAGAACGCGCCCTCTTTGATGAGTGGCTCACGCGGTTCATCGACACGAAACTTTGA